The Geodermatophilaceae bacterium NBWT11 genome has a segment encoding these proteins:
- a CDS encoding sulfurtransferase, which produces MSRTDVLVSTDWAQEHLGDAGLVFVEVDEDTAAYDGGHLKGAVKLDWKTDLQDAESRDFVDREGFSALLSAKGISNEDTVVLYGGNNNWFAAYAYWYFKVYGHRDVKLVDGGRKKWELDGRPLSSDTVSRPATQYQAAEPDTSIRAFRDEVVAAIDTKNLVDVRSPDEFAGKLVAPAHLPQEGAQRPGHIPSAVNVPWSKAANEDGTFKSDEELAKLYADAGLDDGKSTIAYCRIGERSSHTWFVLRELLGHSDVKNYDGSWTEYGSLVGVPIAKGA; this is translated from the coding sequence ATGAGCCGCACCGACGTGCTCGTCAGCACCGACTGGGCCCAGGAGCACCTGGGCGACGCCGGCCTCGTCTTCGTCGAGGTCGACGAGGACACCGCCGCCTACGACGGGGGCCACCTCAAGGGCGCCGTCAAGCTCGACTGGAAGACCGACCTGCAGGACGCCGAGTCCCGTGACTTCGTCGACCGCGAGGGCTTCTCCGCGCTGCTGAGCGCCAAGGGCATCAGCAACGAGGACACCGTCGTCCTCTACGGCGGCAACAACAACTGGTTCGCCGCCTACGCGTACTGGTACTTCAAGGTCTACGGCCACCGCGACGTCAAGCTGGTCGACGGCGGTCGCAAGAAGTGGGAGCTCGACGGCCGTCCGCTCTCCTCGGACACCGTGAGCCGTCCGGCCACCCAGTACCAGGCCGCCGAGCCCGACACCTCCATCCGTGCCTTCCGCGACGAGGTCGTGGCCGCGATCGACACCAAGAACCTGGTCGACGTGCGCAGCCCCGACGAGTTCGCCGGCAAGCTCGTGGCCCCCGCGCACCTGCCGCAGGAGGGCGCCCAGCGTCCCGGCCACATCCCCTCGGCGGTCAACGTGCCGTGGAGCAAGGCCGCGAACGAGGACGGCACCTTCAAGAGCGACGAGGAGCTCGCGAAGCTCTACGCCGACGCCGGCCTCGACGACGGCAAGTCGACCATCGCCTACTGCCGCATCGGCGAGCGCTCGAGCCACACCTGGTTCGTGCTGCGCGAGCTGCTGGGCCACAGCGACGTGAAGAACTACGACGGCTCGTGGACCGAGTACGGCTCCCTCGTCGGCGTCCCGATCGCCAAGGGCGCCTGA
- a CDS encoding thioredoxin family protein: MRSRSGAVRATGEDDVTTTTDVLRSLGVRPEDADLTVVQFATAFCAPCRATKARLTQLQTTHPGLAAVHVDAESQLEAVRALDVRRTPTLFYLDRAGTVLGRSSGAPRPDELRALVDAHAPATPAS, from the coding sequence CTGCGCAGCCGCAGCGGTGCCGTCCGCGCGACCGGGGAGGACGACGTGACCACGACGACCGACGTGCTCCGCTCGCTGGGCGTCCGCCCGGAGGACGCCGACCTCACCGTCGTCCAGTTCGCCACCGCGTTCTGCGCACCCTGCCGGGCCACGAAGGCCCGGCTGACCCAGCTGCAGACCACCCACCCGGGCCTGGCCGCCGTCCACGTGGACGCCGAGAGCCAGCTCGAGGCGGTCCGCGCCCTGGACGTCCGGCGCACCCCGACGCTGTTCTACCTCGACCGCGCCGGCACGGTCCTGGGCCGCAGCAGCGGCGCCCCCCGGCCCGACGAGCTGCGCGCCCTGGTGGACGCGCACGCCCCGGCCACTCCGGCCTCGTGA
- a CDS encoding SDR family NAD(P)-dependent oxidoreductase, which translates to MTTDSTAPRHVVVIGAGPGLGAGIARRFGREGSAVTLVARTASTLSPLAADLRAAGVAVSTVTADAGDPTAFRAALETVGSPDVVVYNVGLVVSDDLLTADAEHLQHALTVDVVGAVVAAQVFTPAMRAAGAGTLLVTGGGPALYPDPEHASLTLGKAALRNAVAVLHEQLAEDGVHVASVTVVGVIAPGTVLDPDRLADAYWELHAQPRGEWTVDTVVDGR; encoded by the coding sequence GTGACCACTGACTCCACCGCCCCCCGCCACGTCGTCGTCATCGGCGCCGGCCCCGGCCTCGGGGCCGGCATCGCCCGCCGCTTCGGCCGGGAGGGCTCCGCCGTCACCCTGGTGGCCCGCACCGCCTCGACGCTGTCCCCGCTGGCGGCCGACCTGCGAGCGGCCGGGGTGGCCGTCTCCACCGTGACCGCCGACGCCGGTGACCCGACCGCCTTCCGCGCCGCCCTGGAGACCGTCGGCTCCCCGGACGTGGTGGTCTACAACGTCGGCCTCGTGGTCAGCGACGACCTGCTCACCGCGGACGCCGAGCACCTGCAGCACGCGCTGACCGTCGACGTGGTCGGCGCCGTGGTCGCAGCGCAGGTGTTCACCCCGGCGATGCGCGCGGCCGGTGCCGGGACGCTGCTGGTGACCGGCGGCGGACCGGCGCTGTACCCCGACCCGGAGCACGCCTCGCTCACGCTGGGCAAGGCGGCGCTGCGCAACGCGGTGGCGGTGCTGCACGAGCAGCTGGCCGAGGACGGCGTGCACGTCGCGAGCGTGACCGTCGTCGGGGTCATCGCCCCGGGCACGGTCCTCGACCCCGACCGGCTCGCCGACGCGTACTGGGAGCTGCACGCCCAGCCCCGTGGGGAGTGGACGGTGGACACGGTGGTGGACGGGCGATGA
- a CDS encoding DUF4395 domain-containing protein: protein MVDVRGPRFGAWVTTVVLAVVLLTGSGWLLAVQAVVFAVGAFAGLRYAPYGVLFRTLVAPRLGPVREREAEAPPRFAQLVGFGFALVGTVGLLAGAPLVGFVATGLALVAALLNAAVGFCLGCELYLLARRARTA, encoded by the coding sequence GTGGTCGACGTCCGCGGCCCGCGCTTCGGCGCCTGGGTCACCACCGTCGTGCTCGCCGTCGTACTGCTGACCGGCAGCGGCTGGCTCCTCGCCGTCCAGGCCGTCGTCTTCGCCGTCGGCGCGTTCGCCGGGCTGCGGTACGCCCCGTACGGCGTGCTCTTCCGCACCCTGGTCGCCCCGCGACTGGGGCCGGTCCGCGAGCGGGAGGCCGAGGCCCCGCCGCGGTTCGCCCAGCTCGTCGGCTTCGGCTTCGCCCTCGTGGGCACCGTCGGCCTCCTCGCCGGCGCCCCCCTCGTCGGGTTCGTCGCCACCGGGCTGGCCCTCGTGGCCGCCCTCCTCAACGCCGCCGTCGGGTTCTGTCTCGGCTGCGAGCTGTACCTGCTCGCCCGTCGCGCGCGCACCGCCTGA
- a CDS encoding NAD(P)H-binding protein — translation MIVGKGPVGTATAEALLRAGHEVRVLSRSGGTSTADVEHVAVDATDAAAIAAAARGADALYNAVNPEYHRWATDWPPLAAALLGAAEQTGAVLVAMGNLYVHGRPTGPMTAHSPLAATDVKGRVRTRVWTDMAAAHEAGRVRVTEARASDFVGPTVPPAHSHLVRQLAGLRAGRRAWVVGDPDVLHSWAYLPDVGASMAVLGTDERAWGRPWIVPSTPARSQRRALTDLAAAMGARPARVSGIPWPVLTAMGLVVPQMREITAIRHQWDADFTVDGAETTTVLGIEPTPWDEVCRVTVATARVGAA, via the coding sequence GTGATCGTGGGCAAGGGACCGGTCGGGACGGCGACGGCGGAGGCGCTGCTGCGGGCCGGGCACGAGGTGCGGGTGCTCTCCCGCAGCGGCGGGACGTCGACGGCCGACGTCGAGCACGTCGCCGTCGACGCGACCGACGCCGCCGCGATCGCCGCAGCCGCCCGGGGTGCCGACGCGCTCTACAACGCGGTGAACCCGGAGTACCACCGCTGGGCCACCGACTGGCCCCCGCTGGCGGCGGCGTTGCTGGGTGCGGCCGAGCAGACCGGAGCCGTGCTCGTCGCGATGGGCAACCTCTACGTGCACGGCCGCCCGACCGGGCCGATGACCGCGCACAGCCCGCTGGCCGCCACCGACGTGAAGGGCCGGGTGCGAACCCGGGTGTGGACCGACATGGCAGCCGCGCACGAGGCCGGCCGGGTGCGGGTCACCGAGGCGCGGGCGTCGGACTTCGTCGGGCCGACGGTGCCCCCGGCGCACTCGCACCTGGTGCGTCAGCTGGCCGGGCTGCGGGCCGGGAGGCGGGCCTGGGTGGTCGGTGACCCGGACGTGCTGCACAGCTGGGCGTACCTGCCCGACGTCGGTGCCTCGATGGCGGTGCTGGGCACCGACGAGCGGGCCTGGGGACGGCCGTGGATCGTGCCGTCCACCCCGGCCCGCAGCCAGCGGCGGGCGCTCACCGACCTGGCTGCCGCGATGGGCGCACGGCCGGCCCGGGTCTCGGGCATCCCGTGGCCGGTGCTCACCGCGATGGGCCTCGTCGTCCCCCAGATGCGGGAGATCACCGCGATCCGACACCAGTGGGACGCCGACTTCACCGTCGACGGCGCGGAGACCACCACGGTGCTCGGGATCGAGCCGACCCCCTGGGACGAGGTCTGCCGGGTGACGGTCGCGACGGCCCGGGTGGGCGCGGCCTGA
- a CDS encoding DUF222 domain-containing protein: MSELRSALDAFAVDDLHALPDGALLERTADLVEFVNRASAELTRTVRHADVVGAAEHDGLKSMQSLLRGHHHFSSGAAAAVVRAGRVLEHLPRLQAAFAEGAVTAAQVGVVADALRPCDIAAAAEQDVDLDAFDEAWTEVARTLPHAKLATAVNAFRTALDPDGPEPDPTEGRSLTFSRRADGSGSGRFDLDPVGFEKALAAIESIVQADRPLGDLRTRAQQQGDALVQLCDNALAASDLPFLRTVKPQVVVTIDLEDLVDPATGHDTATTGFGATISAARARWIACDSAVTRIVMGPDGLPLDVGRTKRVVPPHIRKAVEARDGHCVFAGCHAPTHWCDVHHLLEWLRDQGDTSLENSALLCERHHTKVHHGFRVERDDGAPPGRRWRTFRPDGTEIVLDRLRV; the protein is encoded by the coding sequence GTGAGCGAACTGCGGTCCGCGCTGGATGCCTTTGCTGTCGACGACCTCCATGCGCTGCCTGACGGTGCGTTGCTGGAGCGGACGGCCGATCTGGTCGAGTTCGTCAACCGGGCCTCCGCCGAGTTGACCCGTACGGTCCGGCACGCCGACGTGGTCGGTGCTGCCGAGCACGACGGGCTCAAGTCGATGCAGTCGCTGCTGCGCGGTCACCACCACTTCTCGAGCGGAGCAGCCGCTGCCGTGGTGCGGGCCGGCCGGGTGCTGGAGCACCTGCCACGGTTGCAGGCCGCGTTCGCCGAGGGTGCGGTGACCGCGGCCCAGGTGGGTGTCGTGGCTGACGCGCTGCGGCCGTGCGACATCGCGGCGGCCGCCGAGCAGGACGTCGACCTCGACGCCTTCGACGAGGCGTGGACCGAGGTCGCCCGCACCCTGCCGCACGCGAAGCTCGCGACCGCGGTGAACGCGTTCCGCACCGCGCTGGACCCCGACGGGCCCGAGCCAGACCCCACCGAGGGGCGGTCGTTGACGTTCAGCCGCCGCGCCGACGGCTCGGGCTCGGGACGGTTCGACCTGGACCCGGTCGGGTTCGAGAAGGCCCTGGCCGCGATCGAGTCGATCGTGCAGGCCGACCGTCCGCTGGGCGATCTGCGCACCCGCGCCCAGCAGCAGGGTGATGCGCTGGTCCAGCTCTGCGACAACGCCCTGGCCGCCAGCGACCTGCCGTTCCTGCGCACGGTCAAGCCGCAGGTCGTGGTCACCATCGACCTCGAGGACCTGGTCGACCCCGCCACCGGCCACGACACCGCCACCACCGGCTTCGGCGCCACCATCTCCGCCGCCCGTGCCCGCTGGATCGCCTGCGACTCCGCGGTCACCCGCATCGTCATGGGCCCCGACGGGCTCCCCCTCGACGTCGGGCGCACCAAGCGGGTCGTCCCCCCGCACATCCGCAAGGCCGTCGAAGCCAGGGACGGGCACTGCGTGTTCGCCGGCTGCCACGCCCCCACCCACTGGTGCGACGTCCACCACCTGCTCGAGTGGCTCCGCGACCAGGGCGACACCAGCCTCGAGAACTCGGCACTCCTCTGCGAACGGCACCACACGAAGGTCCACCACGGGTTCCGCGTCGAGCGTGACGACGGGGCGCCGCCCGGGCGTCGCTGGCGCACGTTCCGCCCCGACGGCACCGAGATCGTGCTCGACCGCCTGCGCGTCTGA
- a CDS encoding pyridoxal-phosphate dependent enzyme, with translation MTGAPPFVGGPTPIDAAPRLADALGLPVDRLLVKRDDLIGLGGGGNKVRKLEVTIGDALEAGADVVVTTGAPQSNHARLTAAAAARCGLGCVLVLSGHEPEQRRGNLLLDDLLGAEVVFAGDDDPAAVAAGLAQQRYAHLIPFGGTSARSAEAYRRAGEELLEQVPDVGLVVVAVGSGGTMAGLVAALGTSRVLGVATGAVVDAHDTVATLLAEMGVSAAGLRVDDGQIGEGYEHLTPATRDALTLVARTEGVLLDPTYTGRAMAGLVAAATAGSLPPGRVVFLHTGGLPGLFGHPEF, from the coding sequence ATGACCGGCGCACCCCCGTTCGTCGGCGGGCCCACGCCGATCGACGCCGCACCACGCCTGGCGGACGCCCTGGGGCTGCCCGTCGACCGGCTGCTGGTGAAGCGCGACGACCTCATCGGTCTGGGCGGGGGCGGCAACAAGGTCCGCAAGCTGGAGGTCACGATCGGCGACGCCCTCGAGGCCGGCGCCGACGTCGTCGTCACCACCGGGGCGCCGCAGAGCAACCACGCCCGGCTCACCGCCGCCGCGGCCGCCCGGTGCGGGCTGGGCTGCGTCCTGGTGCTGTCGGGGCACGAGCCCGAGCAGCGGCGGGGGAACCTCCTGCTGGACGACCTCCTCGGTGCCGAGGTCGTGTTCGCCGGGGACGACGACCCCGCAGCCGTCGCCGCCGGACTCGCCCAGCAGCGCTACGCCCACCTCATCCCGTTCGGTGGCACCAGCGCCCGCAGCGCCGAGGCCTACCGGCGGGCGGGGGAGGAGCTGCTGGAGCAGGTGCCGGACGTCGGTCTGGTCGTGGTCGCGGTCGGGTCGGGCGGGACGATGGCGGGCCTCGTGGCAGCGCTGGGCACCTCGCGGGTGCTCGGGGTGGCCACCGGTGCCGTCGTCGATGCCCACGACACGGTGGCGACGCTGCTCGCCGAGATGGGGGTCTCCGCTGCGGGTCTGCGGGTCGACGACGGGCAGATCGGGGAGGGCTACGAGCACCTGACCCCGGCGACGCGGGACGCCCTCACCCTCGTGGCCCGGACCGAGGGCGTCCTGCTGGACCCCACGTACACCGGCCGGGCGATGGCGGGCCTCGTCGCCGCGGCGACCGCCGGGTCGTTGCCGCCGGGGCGGGTGGTCTTCCTGCACACCGGGGGGCTGCCCGGGCTGTTCGGGCACCCGGAGTTCTGA
- a CDS encoding DUF1416 domain-containing protein: MCSAPKQGGSLAGVDLTTQTVIQGQVWHDGNPVAGAYVRLLDSTDEFTAEVVTSPEGEFRFFAAPGDWKLRSLARVGKAERVLSAEVGLNETTLAIA; the protein is encoded by the coding sequence ATGTGCTCCGCGCCGAAGCAGGGCGGCTCCCTGGCCGGGGTCGACCTCACCACCCAGACGGTCATCCAGGGCCAGGTCTGGCACGACGGCAACCCCGTCGCCGGCGCCTACGTCCGGCTGCTGGACTCGACCGACGAGTTCACCGCCGAGGTCGTCACCAGCCCCGAGGGCGAGTTCCGCTTCTTCGCCGCCCCCGGTGACTGGAAGCTCCGCTCGCTGGCCCGCGTCGGCAAGGCCGAGCGGGTGCTGTCGGCCGAGGTCGGCCTGAACGAGACCACCCTCGCCATCGCCTGA
- a CDS encoding DUF885 domain-containing protein, giving the protein MNTTPRQVADAYVDALCDLDPITATALGTRPGDDRLPTYSPAGLEAEAQLVRDTLAELDRVLAADPALADDPVEFRCARLLRERLGAALDVHEADEGLRDLSNLFSPVHSVRQVFSMMPLASTEDWAVLGRRMARVPGAYRGYLEALTEGASRGLFAAPRQVETVVGQLGEWLSGPYFAGLVADGPAELRAELDAAAAAADGAVADVRDFLRDVYLPQAQGTPDAVGRERYARFARRWNGSDLGAGTGLEDAYAWGWAEHLRIREEQRAAAEQVLPGSTPMEAMRWLGEHGEAVEGVEAIRERLQQMMDEAMVALDGTHFDIAEPIKRVEAMIAPPGSAAAPYYSRPSLDFSRPGRTWLPTLGKDRFPLWDLVSTWYHEGVPGHHLQLAQWTYVAKDLSTYQTAVGGVSANLEGWALYAERLMDELGFLTDPGARLGYLDAQQMRAVRVVVDIGMHLELPIPEDADGALTEHRGQPWTPELARAFFGEYCGRDAAFLDSELVRYLGMPGQAISYKLGERAWLEGRAAAQAARGADFDLKAWHMAALSQGSLGLDDLADELSRL; this is encoded by the coding sequence ATGAACACGACCCCCCGACAGGTCGCCGACGCCTACGTCGACGCCCTCTGCGACCTCGACCCGATCACCGCCACCGCGCTGGGCACCCGCCCCGGTGACGACCGGCTGCCCACGTACTCCCCGGCCGGTCTCGAGGCCGAGGCCCAGCTGGTCCGGGACACCCTCGCCGAGCTGGACCGGGTGCTGGCCGCCGACCCCGCGCTGGCCGACGACCCGGTCGAGTTCCGCTGCGCCCGCCTGCTGCGTGAGCGCTTGGGCGCCGCCCTCGACGTGCACGAGGCGGACGAGGGTCTGCGGGACCTGTCCAACCTGTTCTCCCCGGTGCACTCGGTCCGCCAGGTGTTCTCGATGATGCCGCTGGCGAGCACCGAGGACTGGGCCGTGCTGGGCCGCCGGATGGCCCGGGTGCCCGGGGCGTACCGCGGCTACCTCGAGGCCCTCACCGAGGGCGCCTCCCGCGGCCTGTTCGCCGCCCCGCGGCAGGTGGAGACCGTCGTCGGCCAGCTGGGCGAGTGGCTGTCCGGGCCGTACTTCGCCGGGCTCGTCGCCGACGGTCCGGCCGAGCTGCGCGCCGAGCTGGACGCCGCTGCCGCCGCGGCGGACGGTGCGGTGGCCGACGTCCGCGACTTCCTGCGGGACGTCTACCTGCCCCAGGCCCAGGGCACCCCGGACGCCGTCGGCCGGGAGCGGTACGCCCGCTTCGCCCGCCGGTGGAACGGCAGCGACCTGGGTGCCGGCACCGGCCTGGAGGACGCCTACGCCTGGGGTTGGGCCGAGCACCTGCGGATCCGTGAGGAGCAGCGGGCCGCGGCCGAGCAGGTGCTGCCCGGGTCCACGCCCATGGAGGCGATGCGCTGGCTGGGCGAGCACGGGGAGGCCGTGGAGGGCGTCGAGGCCATCCGCGAGCGGCTGCAGCAGATGATGGACGAGGCGATGGTCGCCCTGGACGGCACGCACTTCGACATCGCCGAGCCGATCAAGCGGGTCGAGGCGATGATCGCCCCGCCGGGCAGCGCCGCCGCGCCGTACTACAGCCGGCCCTCGCTGGACTTCTCCCGGCCCGGCCGCACCTGGCTCCCCACGCTGGGCAAGGACCGTTTCCCGCTCTGGGACCTGGTCTCGACCTGGTACCACGAGGGCGTCCCCGGCCACCACCTCCAGCTGGCGCAGTGGACGTACGTCGCCAAGGACCTCTCGACCTACCAGACCGCGGTCGGCGGGGTGAGCGCCAACCTCGAGGGCTGGGCCCTCTACGCCGAGCGCCTGATGGACGAGCTCGGCTTCCTCACCGACCCCGGCGCCCGGCTGGGCTACCTGGACGCCCAGCAGATGCGCGCGGTCCGGGTGGTCGTGGACATCGGCATGCACCTGGAGCTGCCGATCCCCGAGGACGCCGACGGCGCGCTCACCGAGCACCGCGGCCAGCCCTGGACCCCGGAGCTGGCACGGGCGTTCTTCGGTGAGTACTGTGGCCGGGACGCAGCCTTCCTGGACAGCGAGCTCGTGCGCTACCTGGGCATGCCCGGGCAGGCGATCAGCTACAAGCTGGGGGAGCGGGCCTGGCTCGAGGGCCGGGCCGCCGCGCAGGCCGCCCGCGGGGCCGACTTCGACCTCAAGGCCTGGCACATGGCGGCGCTGTCGCAGGGGTCGCTCGGCCTGGACGACCTCGCCGACGAGCTCAGTCGCCTCTGA
- the nhaA gene encoding Na+/H+ antiporter NhaA has product MTTPARLFSRGTYSEATRIAALLRKETVGGVLLILGAAIALVWANTPWAAAYEGLRDTVVGPSALHLDLSLGTWAADGLLAVFFFVAGLELKREFVAGDLRDPKKAALPVAAAVGGMAVPALIYTAINLGSDDGLTGWAIPTATDIAFALAVLAVISTHLPAALRTFLLTLAIVDDLLAITIIAVFYTSSLAFGPLALALVPLALFGFLVQKRIRHWWLLIPLAVLTWGLVHESGVHATVAAVLLAFTVPVVRQAPGEGPGLAEHFEHRIRPISAGIAVPVFAFFSAGVTVGGLSGLGASLTDSVAIGIIAGLVLGKAVGITGATWLVSRFTKAELDTDLRWPDVVGLSLLAGIGFTVSLLIGELAFGAGSLRDEHVKVGVLTGTLLAALLATAVLKPRDRVYRRLAEAEARDDDGDGIPDVYQEHGRAVEQTPPRETVDEASERRRQPFTDS; this is encoded by the coding sequence GTGACCACCCCCGCCCGGCTCTTCTCCCGCGGCACGTACTCCGAAGCCACCCGGATCGCCGCCCTCCTGCGCAAGGAGACCGTCGGCGGCGTCCTGCTGATCCTCGGCGCCGCCATCGCCCTGGTCTGGGCCAACACCCCCTGGGCCGCGGCCTACGAGGGGCTGCGCGACACCGTCGTCGGGCCGTCCGCGCTGCACCTGGACCTCAGCCTCGGCACGTGGGCCGCCGACGGGCTGCTGGCGGTCTTCTTCTTCGTCGCCGGCCTGGAGCTCAAGCGCGAGTTCGTCGCCGGCGACCTGCGCGACCCCAAGAAGGCCGCCCTCCCGGTCGCCGCGGCCGTCGGCGGCATGGCCGTCCCGGCGCTCATCTACACCGCGATCAACCTCGGCAGCGACGACGGGCTGACCGGCTGGGCCATCCCCACCGCGACCGACATCGCCTTCGCCCTGGCCGTCCTGGCCGTGATCAGCACCCACCTGCCGGCCGCGCTGCGCACCTTCCTGCTGACCCTCGCGATCGTCGACGACCTGCTGGCCATCACGATCATCGCGGTCTTCTACACGTCGTCGCTGGCCTTCGGGCCGCTCGCCCTGGCGCTCGTCCCGCTGGCGCTGTTCGGGTTCCTGGTCCAGAAGCGGATCCGGCACTGGTGGCTGTTGATCCCGCTCGCCGTCCTCACCTGGGGCCTGGTGCACGAGTCCGGGGTGCACGCCACGGTCGCCGCCGTCCTGCTGGCCTTCACGGTCCCGGTCGTGCGGCAGGCCCCCGGCGAGGGCCCCGGCCTCGCCGAGCACTTCGAGCACCGCATCCGGCCGATCTCGGCGGGCATCGCCGTCCCGGTCTTCGCGTTCTTCTCCGCCGGCGTGACCGTCGGCGGGTTGTCCGGTCTGGGCGCCTCGCTCACCGACTCCGTGGCCATCGGGATCATCGCCGGCCTGGTGCTCGGCAAGGCCGTCGGCATCACCGGGGCCACCTGGCTGGTCAGCCGGTTCACCAAGGCCGAGCTGGACACCGACCTGCGCTGGCCCGACGTCGTCGGCCTCTCGCTGCTGGCCGGCATCGGGTTCACCGTCTCGCTGCTGATCGGGGAGCTGGCCTTCGGAGCCGGGTCGCTGCGCGACGAGCACGTCAAGGTCGGGGTGCTCACCGGCACGCTGCTGGCGGCGCTGCTGGCCACCGCGGTGCTCAAGCCGCGCGACCGGGTCTACCGCCGGCTGGCCGAGGCCGAGGCCCGGGACGACGACGGCGACGGCATCCCCGACGTCTACCAGGAGCACGGTCGCGCCGTGGAGCAGACGCCTCCCCGGGAGACCGTCGACGAGGCCTCCGAGCGCCGCCGCCAGCCGTTCACGGACAGCTGA
- a CDS encoding FABP family protein, whose translation MTNPTPAGLPEQPVSGPTELPVVDTTDVRTGPEVAHELLSVLPLLGEWHGEGQAAGTQGDHRFGQWVRFAHDGRDFLSYESRTWRIAEDGTVAGPDVRESGFWRPRGDDEVELLVAHPEGLVEIYVGTARTTTSWELASDVLARTPDHPDVTKAARLYGIVEGALMYAVDRAGDDGQLRPVMSARLERIR comes from the coding sequence ATGACGAACCCGACCCCGGCCGGGCTGCCCGAGCAGCCCGTCTCCGGTCCCACCGAGCTGCCCGTCGTGGACACCACCGACGTGCGCACCGGCCCCGAGGTGGCCCACGAGCTGCTGTCGGTGCTGCCGCTGCTGGGGGAGTGGCACGGCGAGGGCCAGGCGGCCGGCACGCAGGGCGACCACCGGTTCGGCCAGTGGGTGCGCTTCGCCCACGACGGCCGGGACTTCCTGTCCTACGAGTCCCGCACCTGGCGGATCGCCGAGGACGGCACCGTCGCCGGCCCCGACGTCCGGGAGTCCGGGTTCTGGCGGCCCCGCGGGGACGACGAGGTCGAGCTGCTCGTGGCCCACCCCGAGGGCCTCGTCGAGATCTACGTCGGCACCGCCCGCACCACCACCAGCTGGGAGCTGGCCAGCGACGTGCTGGCCCGCACCCCCGACCACCCCGACGTCACCAAGGCGGCCCGGCTCTACGGCATCGTCGAGGGCGCGCTGATGTACGCCGTCGACCGCGCCGGGGACGACGGCCAGCTGCGCCCGGTGATGTCGGCACGCCTGGAGAGGATCCGATGA
- a CDS encoding TetR/AcrR family transcriptional regulator — translation MVSTARERARVALTEEILEAARGQLGTVGAAALSLRAVARELGMASSAVYRYFPSRDDLLTRLITESYDALGAAAEEADDPAASPRARWHAVCAAVRTWAVAHPHEYALLYGSPVPGYVAPQDTVPAAVRVGVVLGRVLGDAARAGLLPPAAGAPPHLVTADAATVLGGEHPSLDDAVRARALLTWSSLYGLVGFELFGHFVNSVADADAFFTAQVDVLADLLGL, via the coding sequence ATGGTGAGCACCGCCCGGGAACGCGCCCGCGTCGCGTTGACCGAGGAGATCCTCGAGGCGGCGCGCGGCCAACTGGGCACCGTCGGCGCCGCCGCGCTGTCGCTGCGCGCGGTCGCCCGGGAGCTGGGGATGGCCTCCTCGGCGGTCTACCGGTACTTCCCCAGCCGGGACGACCTGCTCACCCGGCTCATCACCGAGTCCTACGACGCGCTGGGCGCAGCTGCCGAGGAGGCCGACGACCCCGCGGCGTCCCCCCGGGCCCGCTGGCACGCCGTCTGCGCCGCCGTCCGCACCTGGGCCGTGGCCCACCCGCACGAGTACGCCTTGCTCTACGGCTCGCCGGTCCCCGGGTACGTCGCCCCGCAGGACACGGTGCCGGCCGCGGTGCGGGTGGGCGTCGTCCTGGGCCGGGTGCTGGGCGACGCCGCCCGGGCCGGCCTGCTGCCTCCCGCGGCGGGGGCGCCGCCGCACCTGGTCACCGCCGACGCGGCCACCGTGCTGGGCGGCGAGCACCCATCCCTGGACGACGCCGTCCGCGCTCGGGCCCTGCTCACCTGGAGTTCGCTCTACGGGCTGGTCGGCTTCGAGCTGTTCGGCCACTTCGTCAACTCGGTCGCCGACGCCGATGCCTTCTTCACCGCCCAGGTCGACGTCCTCGCCGACCTCCTGGGGCTCTGA